In Uranotaenia lowii strain MFRU-FL chromosome 2, ASM2978415v1, whole genome shotgun sequence, one genomic interval encodes:
- the LOC129749408 gene encoding uncharacterized protein LOC129749408 isoform X1, producing the protein MPAAVAKLATARMKRGNGGSSSSNKKMSSTKGKSAEQRVQRRSGTMTTATGAKLPGHDQYEKLRKALQSGNRSQIDKILETLVKACQKHAVPVAEKPKLDDDQLNFWLNEILRLLFDWENALTRDLALRASEAIVPHLEQTLYLDSPAWPALKSQISNNYANLLKQARGRNDPEWHRKWSVLVRILDKEICQGALIINVFLAIVENGFRSAELLVREQSFDCWRLLVEIFAKYQQINIPKRIKLICIPLKSSKSKTEVIALKKFEIWWFLINKLQPQLDVFAENVFEPFIYFCFGPSFKTPLCYYFDNSYQEFGAPGKIYDNIKQLSALALIHMLGPAPKITETLLAGTGIGGTSDSQDPDKNGLISFNPPSAAAAEHIISAKLFSQKTKLIINSCTECTVLFSQMKDKNYLELNRCLWRNLMNMVDQEVTTPRADMLGWIRENLAALISLSAQLNDQILRELVYDTVLLVVQSKLLTVVIGQDSPEQLLNNYRTFMTLMFVPDLTYPEETSQKILSHVFDLRRYASSKTGYWDMLQKSFQYLCDLDPALLNESRSDGVRRMVTQIYSVMAGHLEEQIQNKRFQFEHAQTIVYNFLLYPLEYDRFLEVGDVKESWQKVYHMIVKNQKSTRYACSLSEVIKAMTVAKYNANLTVILDFFRTVLETIPGEYDLGHPPVKTLELFKDLIRKALVFQTSLMEVAMGVESFRQLIERFAVKSLLLVIMPIRNVVSELVSGENEKLMEGIQSLLKSLVERFLSTKFTVELKTQPKEVKWNCKMLINMLLELPPSMQKQWKIPELKKLHEVCEGKDGPKTPKSVKKEGDFVVIEKVWKFTPDKLTEHQRDRMRQKRDDIPALYNDLSQSQDSFVIKPWTPNKIVIPADANNDHDTIVMCGNDTSTNTNGGTSEASVPKEQGAATDETIKLDKENNNGNVQENQVVVKPEQGAATTSTENKKPHDRKSKTARELDLLRIDMVQGKNLQAALSVRTRRSGSLEPSSRRKNADPKRIPGSVTKHPPSENRRNTRKVVEKLPAESPARKKSEEKPKSPAERTSPRKSLNFDNVTVKEPAPATEAPKPKSPMKAKAINESVEDIIESSQANSQSLLARKFTPRKPKEDEIAPAAATEETLPFDTEAEKEIAKLSSTSSKSPVKANVPGSVSPSKNTRSAAAAQQQKISEVDTVPNTALADTVPNTEPAPITQIEKPKSPISSKTAKTGKRSTSPVPEPINAEPASKSPKKSTEPEEQELASPNLSPVRNLDEQMEPLTRSLNRSLVSSPEGVEREADLLNSTLNISPISEDKGHHSTTPSTDPNKESATGSGEKRASNRIMDREKPSVMPSPIGRRTRNSPPMIPAALANLKARTPQMAPRSPSTGKIELRGRGAQLINLIRNQRNEGSPKPGSGPSPQNSSTPKQMLLPSTPGSERSLMMRKLATTGNITTSQSPEQTKPLLPEKEKDKDYLVFSKVLPSPQASPAASILKRKLNHDDSGDDIDSPANKRKRVSFHDPPVSLTKEYIRQEEECRSPSINRCLQMAGMSPADKAKFLLRRKSKADSLSELVKFTRTADPMAPGKEEEDQLSSSPDSIDGEFGMINTTDNMSSLQVTTESVADVEMKECPEPTPVKVLIPTEKPTETTDTVTELPKRTSPRKISPKPAIEEPAQKPTSPIPASPAPKLGSPSAEKLDNSIRFQTEDEILSHVISKYSLDNILERYLTAGKTLEHQKTTRLLTRELSTLMTKDSKTRYTVLDELCDRHSAEFLDHAVQENSSAAVCQRLSMVTMVENIFERLTKIPPEGGTLEEQEERIKILQTMFEQLAEMHKFVRGSEFDRMRESFVKKLVYSKSKFEVMELLEEYFSRTKGETSS; encoded by the exons ATGCCCGCTGCTGTGGCCAAGTTGGCGACCGCGAGGATGAAACGAGGAAACggtggcagcagcagcagcaacaagaAGATGTCGTCCACCAAGGGG AAAAGCGCAGAGCAACGAGTGCAACGTAGGAGTGGTACGATGACCACGGCCACCGGAGCTAAGCTACCCGGCCATGACCAATACGAAAAGCTGCGCAAAGCGCTGCAGTCGGGCAATCGATCACAGATAGACAAGATCCTCGAGACGCTGGTCAAAGCCTGCCAGAAACATGCGGTGCCCGTGGCCGAGAAACCTAAACTTGACGACGACCAGTTGAACTTCTGGTTGAACGAAATCCTACGATTGCTGTTTGATTGGGAGAATGCCTTAACCCGGGACCTGGCCTTGAGGGCCTCCGAAGCCATCGTTCCGCATCTGGAGCAAACCCTGTACCTGGACTCTCCGGCATGGCCGGCTCTGAAGAGTCAAATCAGTAACAATTACGCTAATTTGCTTAAGCAAGCACGCGGCCGCAACGATCCCGAATGGCACCGCAAGTGGTCGGTGCTGGTGCGTATTTTGGACAAAGAGATCTGCCAAGGTGCCCTTATCATAAACGTGTTCTTGGCCATCGTGGAAAATGGCTTCCGATCCGCGGAACTGCTGGTCCGGGAACAATCTTTCGACTGTTGGCGCTTGTTGGTGGAAATTTTTGCCAAATATCAGCAAATCAACATCCCGAAGCGCATCAAGCTGATCTGTATCCCACTGAAAAGTTCCAAATCTAAGACGGAGGTGATCGCGCTGAAAAAGTTCGAAATCTGGTGGTTTTTGATCAACAAGCTGCAACCACAGCTGGATGTTTTCGCGGAGAACGTGTTCGAGCCGTTCATCTACTTCTGTTTTGGGCCTTCGTTCAAAACTCCACTGTGCTATTACTTCGATAACAGCTACCAGGAATTCGGAGCCCCTGGGAAAAT ctaCGACAACATCAAACAACTTTCCGCCCTGGCCCTGATCCACATGCTAGGTCCGGCTCCGAAAATCACCGAAACATTGCTAGCCGGAACCGGTATCGGTGGAACCAGCGATAGTCAGGACCCAGACAAAAACGGTCTCATAAGCTTCAATCccccatcagcagcagcagccgagCATATCATCTCGGCCAAGCTTTTTTCGCAAAAGACCAAACTGATCATCAACTCCTGCACCGAATGTACGGTGCTGTTCTCACAAATGAAGGACAAAAACTACCTGGAACTGAACCGATGCCTGTGGCGCAACCTTATGAATATGGTCGATCAGGAAGTTACCACTCCTAGAGCCGACATGTTAGGTTGGATTCGTGAAAATCTTGCCGCCCTAATCAGTTTG AGTGCCCAACTGAACGATCAAATCCTGCGGGAGCTAGTGTATGACACCGTACTGTTGGTGGTGCAAAGCAAACTTCTTACTGTCGTGATTGGGCAGGACAGCCCAGAGCAGCTGCTGAACAATTATCGGACTTTCATGACCTTGATGTTTGTTCCAGATCTCACGTATCCAGAAGA GACTTCGCAGAAAATCCTATCGCACGTGTTCGATTTGCGACGGTACGCATCGTCCAAAACAGGCTACTGGGACATGCTGCAGAAATCGTTCCAGTATCTGTGCGATTTGGATCCAGCTCTGCTGAACGAGTCCCGATCCGACGGGGTACGACGTATGGTCACCCAGATATACAGTGTGATGGCCGGTCATCTGGAGGAACAGATCCAAAACAAACGGTTCCAGTTCGAGCATGCACAAACGATCGTGTACAATTTCCTGCTGTACCCACTGGAATACGATCGCTTTTTGGAGGTAGGCGACGTGAAAGAATCCTGGCAGAAAGTTTACCATATGATTGTCAAAAACCAGAAATCGACACGTTATGCATGTTCCCTGTCGGAAGTCATCAAAGCCATGACGGTGGCCAAATACAATGCTAATTTAACGGTTATATTGGATTTCTTCCGCACGGTGCTAGAAACTATCCCGGGAGAATATGACCTCGGTCATCCGCCAGTGAAAACGCTAGAATTGTTCAAGGATTTGATTCGCAAGGCACTCGTTTTCCAGACTAGTCTGATGGAGGTGGCCATGGGCGTCGAATCGTTCCGACAACTTATCGAACGATTTGCAGTGAAATCGCTGCTACTGGTTATCATGCCGATTAGAAACGTTGTCAGCGAACTGGTATCAGGAGAGAATGAAAAACTGATGGAGGGGATCCAAAGTTTGTTAAAGTCTTTGGTGGAACGTTTCCTTTCTACGAAGTTTACCGTTGAACTCAAAACTCAGCCCAAAGAGGTCAAATGGAATTGCAAAATGCTCATCAATATGCTCTTAGAATTACCACCCAGCATGCAGAAGCAGTGGAAAATTCCGGAACTGAAAAAGTTACACGAGGTTTGCGAGGGAAAAGATGGACCCAAGACTCCTAAATCGGTCAAGAAAGAAGGCGATTTTGTGGTCATTGAGAAGGTTTGGAAATTCACCCCAGATAAGCTGACTGAACATCAGCGGGATCGCATGCGGCAAAAGAGAGATGACATCCCAGCTTTGTACAATGATTTAAGCCAGTCACAAGATAGTTTCGTGATCAAACCCTGGACCCCGAACAAGATTGTTATCCCAGCAGATGCTAACAATGATCATGACACTATTGTTATGTGTGGAAATGACACCAGCACGAACACCAACGGTGGAACTTCAGAAGCTTCGGTTCCCAAGGAACAAGGTGCGGCAACTGATGAGACAATAAAATTGGACAAAGAAAACAACAACGGCAATGTTCAGGAGAATCAAGTTGTAGTCAAACCTGAGCAGGGAGCTGCTACAACAAGCACGGAGAACAAGAAACCCCATGATAGAAAGTCCAAAACAGCTCGAGAGTTGGATCTTTTGCGTATAGACATGGTCCAAGGTAAAAACTTACAAGCCGCTTTATCGGTCAGAACACGTAGATCAGGTAGCTTGGAGCCGTCCAGTAGAAGGAAGAACGCTGATCCTAAGAGAATACCGGGTAGCGTGACAAAACATCCTCCTTCAGAGAACAGACGAAACACCCGTAAAGTTGTGGAAAAACTTCCTGCAGAATCACCTGCTCGTAAAAAGTCAGAGGAGAAACCCAAAAGTCCCGCCGAAAGAACATCTCCCCGTAAGTCACTGAACTTTGACAACGTGACGGTGAAAGAACCAGCTCCAGCAACCGAAGCTCCTAAACCCAAATCTCCCATGAAAGCCAAAGCAATTAACGAATCTGTTGAAGATATCATTGAATCATCTCAAGCAAATTCTCAATCTCTGCTTGCCAGGAAATTTACTCCTCGCAAACCTAAAGAAGATGAAATTGCACCGGCTGCTGCAACCGAAGAAACACTTCCTTTCGACACCGAAGCGGAAAAAGAAATCGCTAAACTGTCTTCGACCAGTAGCAAATCACCCGTTAAAGCAAACGTACCAGGAAGTGTATCGCCTAGTAAAAATACTAGAAGCGCAGCGGCCGCCcaacagcagaaaatttccgaGGTCGACACTGTTCCGAACACGGCACTAGCTGACACAGTGCCCAATACAGAACCGGCACCGATCACTCAAATCGAGAAACCTAAATCTCCGATTTCTAGCAAAACTGCTAAAACAGGTAAACGTTCTACGAGTCCTGTTCCGGAGCCAATAAATGCAGAACCAGCTTCAAAAtcgcccaaaaaatctactgaacCAGAAGAACAGGAACTAGCATCACCGAATCTTTCTCCCGTGCGTAATCTCGACGAACAAATGGAGCCGCTCACCCGAAGTCTTAATCGTAGTCTGGTTTCCTCCCCAGAGGGAGTTGAAAGAGAGGCAGACCTGTTGAATAGCACTCTCAACATTTCTCCTATATCTGAAGATAAGGGGCACCACTCTACAACCCCTTCCACAGATCCCAATAAAGAATCAGCGACCGGTAGCGGTGAAAAGAGAGCTTCTAATCGAATCATGGATCGCGAAAAACCATCCGTCATGCCCTCTCCCATTGGGCGACGCACACGCAATTCTCCTCCGATGATTCCTGCAGCTCTGGCGAATTTAAAAGCACGTACTCCCCAGATGGCTCCTCGCAGTCCAAGCACCGGCAAAATCGAATTGCGTGGTCGCGGAGCTCAGCTGATAAACCTAATCCGAAATCAGAGGAATGAGGGTTCTCCTAAACCGGGTTCGGGACCATCTCCACAGAATTCTTCCACACCTAAGCAAATGCTGCTACCATCGACGCCCGGGAGCGAACGCAGCCTGATGATGCGTAAACTAGCGACCACAGGAAACATCACCACATCACAATCTCCAGAGCAAACCAAACCGTTGTTGCCGGAAAAGGAAAAGGATAAGGACTATTTggtgttttcaaaagttctgcCATCGCCGCAAGCATCTCCTGCGGCCAGTATTCTAAAGAGAAAACTAAACCACGACGATAGTGGCGACGACATTGATTCTCCCGCCAACAAGCGCAAACGAGTCAGCTTTCACGATCCACCAGTGTCACTCACTAAAGAGTACATCCGCCAGGAGGAAGAATGTCGATCACCCTCCATCAATCGCTGTCTCCAAATGGCTGGCATGTCCCCGGCTGACAAAGCGAAATTCCTTTTGCGAAGAAAAAGCAAAGCCGACAGTCTTTCGGAGCTGGTTAAATTTACCCGAACCGCAGATCCCATGGCCCCTGGCAAAGAGGAAGAAGATCAACTGTCATCTTCGCCGGATTCGATTGACGGCGAGTTTGGCATGATCAACACGACCGATAACATGAGCTCCCTCCAAGTTACAACTGAATCCGTTGCAGATGTTGAAATGAAGGAGTGTCCGGAACCTACCCCAGTCAAAGTTCTCATTCCAACGGAGAAACCTACTGAAACCACTGACACGGTTACTGAGCTCCCGAAACGAACCTCACCACGGAAAATTTCACCCAAACCGGCAATCGAAGAACCTGCTCAGAAACCCACTTCCCCTATCCCTGCTTCTCCGGCTCCTAAACTAGGGTCCCCGTCAGCGGAAAAACTCGACAACAGCATCCGCTTCCAAACGGAAGACGAAATCTTATCGCACGTGATCTCAAAGTACTCCCTGGACAATATTCTCGAACGCTACCTAACAGCTGGCAAGACCCTGGAACACCAGAAAACTACCCGCCTACTAACTCGGGAACTGTCCACCCTCATGACCAAGGACAGCAAAACGCGCTACACTGTCCTGGATGAGCTGTGCGATCGTCACTCGGCCGAGTTCTTGGACCACGCGGTACAGGAAAATAGTTCGGCCGCCGTCTGCCAGCGCCTCTCGATGGTCACCATGGTCGAGAACATCTTCGAGCGGCTAACCAAAATACCCCCGGAGGGAGGTACCCTCGAGGAACAGGAAGAACGCATCAAGATTCTGCAGACCATGTTCGAGCAACTGGCCGAAATGCACAAGTTCGTTCGAGGGTCCGAATTCGATCGGATGCGGGAGAGCTTCGTCAAGAAGCTTGTGTAcagtaagagcaagttcgagGTCATGGAACTGCTAGAGGAATACTTCAGCCGAACGAAAGGCGAGACGAGCTCGTGA
- the LOC129749408 gene encoding telomere-associated protein RIF1 isoform X2, with protein sequence MTTATGAKLPGHDQYEKLRKALQSGNRSQIDKILETLVKACQKHAVPVAEKPKLDDDQLNFWLNEILRLLFDWENALTRDLALRASEAIVPHLEQTLYLDSPAWPALKSQISNNYANLLKQARGRNDPEWHRKWSVLVRILDKEICQGALIINVFLAIVENGFRSAELLVREQSFDCWRLLVEIFAKYQQINIPKRIKLICIPLKSSKSKTEVIALKKFEIWWFLINKLQPQLDVFAENVFEPFIYFCFGPSFKTPLCYYFDNSYQEFGAPGKIYDNIKQLSALALIHMLGPAPKITETLLAGTGIGGTSDSQDPDKNGLISFNPPSAAAAEHIISAKLFSQKTKLIINSCTECTVLFSQMKDKNYLELNRCLWRNLMNMVDQEVTTPRADMLGWIRENLAALISLSAQLNDQILRELVYDTVLLVVQSKLLTVVIGQDSPEQLLNNYRTFMTLMFVPDLTYPEETSQKILSHVFDLRRYASSKTGYWDMLQKSFQYLCDLDPALLNESRSDGVRRMVTQIYSVMAGHLEEQIQNKRFQFEHAQTIVYNFLLYPLEYDRFLEVGDVKESWQKVYHMIVKNQKSTRYACSLSEVIKAMTVAKYNANLTVILDFFRTVLETIPGEYDLGHPPVKTLELFKDLIRKALVFQTSLMEVAMGVESFRQLIERFAVKSLLLVIMPIRNVVSELVSGENEKLMEGIQSLLKSLVERFLSTKFTVELKTQPKEVKWNCKMLINMLLELPPSMQKQWKIPELKKLHEVCEGKDGPKTPKSVKKEGDFVVIEKVWKFTPDKLTEHQRDRMRQKRDDIPALYNDLSQSQDSFVIKPWTPNKIVIPADANNDHDTIVMCGNDTSTNTNGGTSEASVPKEQGAATDETIKLDKENNNGNVQENQVVVKPEQGAATTSTENKKPHDRKSKTARELDLLRIDMVQGKNLQAALSVRTRRSGSLEPSSRRKNADPKRIPGSVTKHPPSENRRNTRKVVEKLPAESPARKKSEEKPKSPAERTSPRKSLNFDNVTVKEPAPATEAPKPKSPMKAKAINESVEDIIESSQANSQSLLARKFTPRKPKEDEIAPAAATEETLPFDTEAEKEIAKLSSTSSKSPVKANVPGSVSPSKNTRSAAAAQQQKISEVDTVPNTALADTVPNTEPAPITQIEKPKSPISSKTAKTGKRSTSPVPEPINAEPASKSPKKSTEPEEQELASPNLSPVRNLDEQMEPLTRSLNRSLVSSPEGVEREADLLNSTLNISPISEDKGHHSTTPSTDPNKESATGSGEKRASNRIMDREKPSVMPSPIGRRTRNSPPMIPAALANLKARTPQMAPRSPSTGKIELRGRGAQLINLIRNQRNEGSPKPGSGPSPQNSSTPKQMLLPSTPGSERSLMMRKLATTGNITTSQSPEQTKPLLPEKEKDKDYLVFSKVLPSPQASPAASILKRKLNHDDSGDDIDSPANKRKRVSFHDPPVSLTKEYIRQEEECRSPSINRCLQMAGMSPADKAKFLLRRKSKADSLSELVKFTRTADPMAPGKEEEDQLSSSPDSIDGEFGMINTTDNMSSLQVTTESVADVEMKECPEPTPVKVLIPTEKPTETTDTVTELPKRTSPRKISPKPAIEEPAQKPTSPIPASPAPKLGSPSAEKLDNSIRFQTEDEILSHVISKYSLDNILERYLTAGKTLEHQKTTRLLTRELSTLMTKDSKTRYTVLDELCDRHSAEFLDHAVQENSSAAVCQRLSMVTMVENIFERLTKIPPEGGTLEEQEERIKILQTMFEQLAEMHKFVRGSEFDRMRESFVKKLVYSKSKFEVMELLEEYFSRTKGETSS encoded by the exons ATGACCACGGCCACCGGAGCTAAGCTACCCGGCCATGACCAATACGAAAAGCTGCGCAAAGCGCTGCAGTCGGGCAATCGATCACAGATAGACAAGATCCTCGAGACGCTGGTCAAAGCCTGCCAGAAACATGCGGTGCCCGTGGCCGAGAAACCTAAACTTGACGACGACCAGTTGAACTTCTGGTTGAACGAAATCCTACGATTGCTGTTTGATTGGGAGAATGCCTTAACCCGGGACCTGGCCTTGAGGGCCTCCGAAGCCATCGTTCCGCATCTGGAGCAAACCCTGTACCTGGACTCTCCGGCATGGCCGGCTCTGAAGAGTCAAATCAGTAACAATTACGCTAATTTGCTTAAGCAAGCACGCGGCCGCAACGATCCCGAATGGCACCGCAAGTGGTCGGTGCTGGTGCGTATTTTGGACAAAGAGATCTGCCAAGGTGCCCTTATCATAAACGTGTTCTTGGCCATCGTGGAAAATGGCTTCCGATCCGCGGAACTGCTGGTCCGGGAACAATCTTTCGACTGTTGGCGCTTGTTGGTGGAAATTTTTGCCAAATATCAGCAAATCAACATCCCGAAGCGCATCAAGCTGATCTGTATCCCACTGAAAAGTTCCAAATCTAAGACGGAGGTGATCGCGCTGAAAAAGTTCGAAATCTGGTGGTTTTTGATCAACAAGCTGCAACCACAGCTGGATGTTTTCGCGGAGAACGTGTTCGAGCCGTTCATCTACTTCTGTTTTGGGCCTTCGTTCAAAACTCCACTGTGCTATTACTTCGATAACAGCTACCAGGAATTCGGAGCCCCTGGGAAAAT ctaCGACAACATCAAACAACTTTCCGCCCTGGCCCTGATCCACATGCTAGGTCCGGCTCCGAAAATCACCGAAACATTGCTAGCCGGAACCGGTATCGGTGGAACCAGCGATAGTCAGGACCCAGACAAAAACGGTCTCATAAGCTTCAATCccccatcagcagcagcagccgagCATATCATCTCGGCCAAGCTTTTTTCGCAAAAGACCAAACTGATCATCAACTCCTGCACCGAATGTACGGTGCTGTTCTCACAAATGAAGGACAAAAACTACCTGGAACTGAACCGATGCCTGTGGCGCAACCTTATGAATATGGTCGATCAGGAAGTTACCACTCCTAGAGCCGACATGTTAGGTTGGATTCGTGAAAATCTTGCCGCCCTAATCAGTTTG AGTGCCCAACTGAACGATCAAATCCTGCGGGAGCTAGTGTATGACACCGTACTGTTGGTGGTGCAAAGCAAACTTCTTACTGTCGTGATTGGGCAGGACAGCCCAGAGCAGCTGCTGAACAATTATCGGACTTTCATGACCTTGATGTTTGTTCCAGATCTCACGTATCCAGAAGA GACTTCGCAGAAAATCCTATCGCACGTGTTCGATTTGCGACGGTACGCATCGTCCAAAACAGGCTACTGGGACATGCTGCAGAAATCGTTCCAGTATCTGTGCGATTTGGATCCAGCTCTGCTGAACGAGTCCCGATCCGACGGGGTACGACGTATGGTCACCCAGATATACAGTGTGATGGCCGGTCATCTGGAGGAACAGATCCAAAACAAACGGTTCCAGTTCGAGCATGCACAAACGATCGTGTACAATTTCCTGCTGTACCCACTGGAATACGATCGCTTTTTGGAGGTAGGCGACGTGAAAGAATCCTGGCAGAAAGTTTACCATATGATTGTCAAAAACCAGAAATCGACACGTTATGCATGTTCCCTGTCGGAAGTCATCAAAGCCATGACGGTGGCCAAATACAATGCTAATTTAACGGTTATATTGGATTTCTTCCGCACGGTGCTAGAAACTATCCCGGGAGAATATGACCTCGGTCATCCGCCAGTGAAAACGCTAGAATTGTTCAAGGATTTGATTCGCAAGGCACTCGTTTTCCAGACTAGTCTGATGGAGGTGGCCATGGGCGTCGAATCGTTCCGACAACTTATCGAACGATTTGCAGTGAAATCGCTGCTACTGGTTATCATGCCGATTAGAAACGTTGTCAGCGAACTGGTATCAGGAGAGAATGAAAAACTGATGGAGGGGATCCAAAGTTTGTTAAAGTCTTTGGTGGAACGTTTCCTTTCTACGAAGTTTACCGTTGAACTCAAAACTCAGCCCAAAGAGGTCAAATGGAATTGCAAAATGCTCATCAATATGCTCTTAGAATTACCACCCAGCATGCAGAAGCAGTGGAAAATTCCGGAACTGAAAAAGTTACACGAGGTTTGCGAGGGAAAAGATGGACCCAAGACTCCTAAATCGGTCAAGAAAGAAGGCGATTTTGTGGTCATTGAGAAGGTTTGGAAATTCACCCCAGATAAGCTGACTGAACATCAGCGGGATCGCATGCGGCAAAAGAGAGATGACATCCCAGCTTTGTACAATGATTTAAGCCAGTCACAAGATAGTTTCGTGATCAAACCCTGGACCCCGAACAAGATTGTTATCCCAGCAGATGCTAACAATGATCATGACACTATTGTTATGTGTGGAAATGACACCAGCACGAACACCAACGGTGGAACTTCAGAAGCTTCGGTTCCCAAGGAACAAGGTGCGGCAACTGATGAGACAATAAAATTGGACAAAGAAAACAACAACGGCAATGTTCAGGAGAATCAAGTTGTAGTCAAACCTGAGCAGGGAGCTGCTACAACAAGCACGGAGAACAAGAAACCCCATGATAGAAAGTCCAAAACAGCTCGAGAGTTGGATCTTTTGCGTATAGACATGGTCCAAGGTAAAAACTTACAAGCCGCTTTATCGGTCAGAACACGTAGATCAGGTAGCTTGGAGCCGTCCAGTAGAAGGAAGAACGCTGATCCTAAGAGAATACCGGGTAGCGTGACAAAACATCCTCCTTCAGAGAACAGACGAAACACCCGTAAAGTTGTGGAAAAACTTCCTGCAGAATCACCTGCTCGTAAAAAGTCAGAGGAGAAACCCAAAAGTCCCGCCGAAAGAACATCTCCCCGTAAGTCACTGAACTTTGACAACGTGACGGTGAAAGAACCAGCTCCAGCAACCGAAGCTCCTAAACCCAAATCTCCCATGAAAGCCAAAGCAATTAACGAATCTGTTGAAGATATCATTGAATCATCTCAAGCAAATTCTCAATCTCTGCTTGCCAGGAAATTTACTCCTCGCAAACCTAAAGAAGATGAAATTGCACCGGCTGCTGCAACCGAAGAAACACTTCCTTTCGACACCGAAGCGGAAAAAGAAATCGCTAAACTGTCTTCGACCAGTAGCAAATCACCCGTTAAAGCAAACGTACCAGGAAGTGTATCGCCTAGTAAAAATACTAGAAGCGCAGCGGCCGCCcaacagcagaaaatttccgaGGTCGACACTGTTCCGAACACGGCACTAGCTGACACAGTGCCCAATACAGAACCGGCACCGATCACTCAAATCGAGAAACCTAAATCTCCGATTTCTAGCAAAACTGCTAAAACAGGTAAACGTTCTACGAGTCCTGTTCCGGAGCCAATAAATGCAGAACCAGCTTCAAAAtcgcccaaaaaatctactgaacCAGAAGAACAGGAACTAGCATCACCGAATCTTTCTCCCGTGCGTAATCTCGACGAACAAATGGAGCCGCTCACCCGAAGTCTTAATCGTAGTCTGGTTTCCTCCCCAGAGGGAGTTGAAAGAGAGGCAGACCTGTTGAATAGCACTCTCAACATTTCTCCTATATCTGAAGATAAGGGGCACCACTCTACAACCCCTTCCACAGATCCCAATAAAGAATCAGCGACCGGTAGCGGTGAAAAGAGAGCTTCTAATCGAATCATGGATCGCGAAAAACCATCCGTCATGCCCTCTCCCATTGGGCGACGCACACGCAATTCTCCTCCGATGATTCCTGCAGCTCTGGCGAATTTAAAAGCACGTACTCCCCAGATGGCTCCTCGCAGTCCAAGCACCGGCAAAATCGAATTGCGTGGTCGCGGAGCTCAGCTGATAAACCTAATCCGAAATCAGAGGAATGAGGGTTCTCCTAAACCGGGTTCGGGACCATCTCCACAGAATTCTTCCACACCTAAGCAAATGCTGCTACCATCGACGCCCGGGAGCGAACGCAGCCTGATGATGCGTAAACTAGCGACCACAGGAAACATCACCACATCACAATCTCCAGAGCAAACCAAACCGTTGTTGCCGGAAAAGGAAAAGGATAAGGACTATTTggtgttttcaaaagttctgcCATCGCCGCAAGCATCTCCTGCGGCCAGTATTCTAAAGAGAAAACTAAACCACGACGATAGTGGCGACGACATTGATTCTCCCGCCAACAAGCGCAAACGAGTCAGCTTTCACGATCCACCAGTGTCACTCACTAAAGAGTACATCCGCCAGGAGGAAGAATGTCGATCACCCTCCATCAATCGCTGTCTCCAAATGGCTGGCATGTCCCCGGCTGACAAAGCGAAATTCCTTTTGCGAAGAAAAAGCAAAGCCGACAGTCTTTCGGAGCTGGTTAAATTTACCCGAACCGCAGATCCCATGGCCCCTGGCAAAGAGGAAGAAGATCAACTGTCATCTTCGCCGGATTCGATTGACGGCGAGTTTGGCATGATCAACACGACCGATAACATGAGCTCCCTCCAAGTTACAACTGAATCCGTTGCAGATGTTGAAATGAAGGAGTGTCCGGAACCTACCCCAGTCAAAGTTCTCATTCCAACGGAGAAACCTACTGAAACCACTGACACGGTTACTGAGCTCCCGAAACGAACCTCACCACGGAAAATTTCACCCAAACCGGCAATCGAAGAACCTGCTCAGAAACCCACTTCCCCTATCCCTGCTTCTCCGGCTCCTAAACTAGGGTCCCCGTCAGCGGAAAAACTCGACAACAGCATCCGCTTCCAAACGGAAGACGAAATCTTATCGCACGTGATCTCAAAGTACTCCCTGGACAATATTCTCGAACGCTACCTAACAGCTGGCAAGACCCTGGAACACCAGAAAACTACCCGCCTACTAACTCGGGAACTGTCCACCCTCATGACCAAGGACAGCAAAACGCGCTACACTGTCCTGGATGAGCTGTGCGATCGTCACTCGGCCGAGTTCTTGGACCACGCGGTACAGGAAAATAGTTCGGCCGCCGTCTGCCAGCGCCTCTCGATGGTCACCATGGTCGAGAACATCTTCGAGCGGCTAACCAAAATACCCCCGGAGGGAGGTACCCTCGAGGAACAGGAAGAACGCATCAAGATTCTGCAGACCATGTTCGAGCAACTGGCCGAAATGCACAAGTTCGTTCGAGGGTCCGAATTCGATCGGATGCGGGAGAGCTTCGTCAAGAAGCTTGTGTAcagtaagagcaagttcgagGTCATGGAACTGCTAGAGGAATACTTCAGCCGAACGAAAGGCGAGACGAGCTCGTGA